A DNA window from Actinomadura coerulea contains the following coding sequences:
- a CDS encoding class I SAM-dependent methyltransferase: MSVTRDEKVVREFSKQAAGFSDPRLNAAFTRHLDRLVRFMDPELDLEDVVLEVAAGTGMVARAIARRVRHVTALDLTPAMLAEGKRDADHAGLTNITFAHGDATALPYLDRSFTLVVTRFSLHQVADPEAVVREMARVSRPGAALIIADLVRPEGLDGDPDRIERLRDPSHGEALTEARIAELTAAAGAEVKRADRFDHTRPLDPWLEFSHTPSDTAERIRSELRDELAGGPATGMRPSMVDGVLHFTHSYLFQQAIAG, encoded by the coding sequence GTGTCGGTGACCCGTGACGAGAAGGTGGTACGGGAGTTCTCCAAGCAGGCGGCCGGGTTCTCCGACCCGAGGCTGAACGCGGCCTTCACCCGCCATCTGGACCGGCTCGTCCGGTTCATGGACCCCGAGCTCGACCTGGAGGACGTCGTGCTGGAGGTCGCCGCGGGCACCGGGATGGTGGCGCGCGCGATCGCCCGCCGCGTCCGGCACGTGACGGCGCTCGACCTCACGCCCGCGATGCTCGCCGAGGGCAAGCGCGACGCCGACCACGCCGGCCTCACCAACATCACCTTCGCGCACGGCGACGCCACCGCCCTGCCCTACCTCGACCGGTCGTTCACCCTCGTCGTCACCCGCTTCTCGCTGCACCAGGTCGCCGACCCCGAGGCGGTCGTGCGGGAGATGGCCCGGGTCAGCCGCCCCGGCGCCGCGCTGATCATCGCCGACCTGGTCCGGCCCGAGGGCCTGGACGGGGACCCCGACCGCATCGAGCGCCTCCGCGACCCCTCGCACGGGGAGGCCCTCACCGAGGCGCGGATCGCCGAGCTCACCGCGGCGGCGGGCGCGGAGGTCAAGCGCGCCGACCGGTTCGACCACACCCGTCCGCTGGACCCGTGGCTGGAGTTCTCGCACACGCCCTCCGACACCGCGGAGCGGATCAGGAGTGAGCTGCGGGACGAGCTGGCGGGCGGACCCGCCACCGGCATGCGCCCGAGCATGGTCGACGGCGTCCTGCACTTCACGCATTCCTACCTGTTCCAGCAGGCCATCGCCGGATGA
- a CDS encoding AMP-binding protein — protein MVRPVRPDRAARLLFPYARYGPVPATLGAMAALRFPDRTALIDERGALTYAELERRAASLATALGGRMGDGKVGVLCRNHRGFVETVLAASRLGNDVVLLNADFSGRQLGQVVEREEIGLLVHDEEFGPAVEESGFGGERVVAWADGGGTVDALIAETRPEPVRPGRVSRVVLMTSGTTGTPKGARHDLSAASLLPAALSHLMRVPVRSGAPIVIGPPLFHLLGFAYTTVGLAMGMPLVLSRRFDPRQVLETIADCRAEALVAVPVMLQRILDVEGAPPTPALRAVVCGGAALHPHLSEAFMDAFGDVLVNVYGATETGWATIATPEDLRAAPGTVGRPSFRLTIKVLGEDGRELPAGETGEVHTGGGLRFAGYTGGGGKRVRNGLTGTGDLGHFDAAGRLFIDGRADDMIVSGGENVFPGEVENLLGGHPDVAEASVTGVDDERFGQRLAAHVVRNEGAAVTEDELKEYVRAHLARYKVPREIRFVRELPRTSTGKVRRPAADDR, from the coding sequence GTGGTGCGGCCCGTCCGGCCCGACCGGGCGGCGCGGCTGCTGTTCCCCTACGCGCGGTACGGGCCCGTTCCCGCGACGCTCGGCGCGATGGCCGCGCTGCGGTTCCCCGACCGGACGGCCCTGATCGACGAGCGCGGGGCGCTGACCTACGCGGAGCTCGAACGGCGGGCGGCGTCGCTGGCCACGGCGCTCGGCGGCCGCATGGGCGACGGGAAGGTCGGAGTCCTGTGCCGCAACCACCGGGGGTTCGTCGAGACGGTTCTGGCGGCGTCGCGGCTCGGCAACGACGTCGTGCTGCTGAACGCCGACTTCTCCGGCAGGCAGCTCGGGCAGGTCGTCGAGCGCGAGGAGATCGGGCTGCTCGTCCACGACGAGGAGTTCGGGCCGGCCGTCGAGGAGTCGGGGTTCGGCGGGGAACGGGTGGTCGCGTGGGCCGACGGCGGCGGGACGGTCGACGCGCTGATCGCGGAGACCCGCCCCGAGCCCGTCAGGCCCGGACGGGTGAGCCGGGTCGTCCTGATGACGTCCGGGACGACCGGCACGCCCAAGGGGGCGCGGCACGACCTGTCCGCCGCGTCGCTGCTGCCCGCGGCCCTGAGCCACCTGATGCGCGTTCCCGTCCGGTCGGGTGCGCCGATCGTCATCGGGCCGCCGCTCTTCCATCTGCTCGGCTTCGCCTACACGACGGTCGGGCTCGCCATGGGGATGCCGCTCGTCCTGTCCCGCCGCTTCGATCCCCGGCAGGTGCTGGAGACGATCGCGGACTGCCGGGCGGAGGCGCTCGTGGCGGTGCCGGTGATGCTCCAGCGGATCCTGGACGTGGAGGGCGCGCCGCCGACGCCGGCACTGCGGGCGGTCGTGTGCGGCGGGGCGGCCCTGCATCCGCACCTGTCGGAGGCGTTCATGGACGCGTTCGGCGACGTGCTCGTCAACGTGTACGGCGCGACGGAGACCGGGTGGGCCACGATCGCCACGCCCGAGGACCTGCGGGCCGCGCCCGGCACGGTCGGCAGGCCGTCCTTCCGGCTCACGATCAAGGTGCTCGGGGAGGACGGGCGGGAGCTGCCCGCGGGCGAGACCGGGGAGGTCCACACCGGCGGCGGCCTGCGGTTCGCCGGGTACACCGGGGGCGGCGGCAAGCGGGTGCGGAACGGCCTGACCGGCACCGGCGACCTCGGGCACTTCGACGCGGCGGGGCGGCTGTTCATCGACGGCCGCGCCGACGACATGATCGTCTCGGGTGGGGAGAACGTGTTCCCCGGCGAGGTGGAGAACCTGCTCGGCGGCCACCCGGACGTCGCGGAGGCGTCGGTGACGGGGGTGGACGACGAGAGGTTCGGGCAGCGGCTCGCCGCGCACGTCGTCAGGAACGAGGGCGCGGCGGTCACCGAGGACGAGCTCAAGGAGTACGTGCGCGCGCACCTGGCCCGGTACAAGGTCCCGCGGGAGATCCGGTTCGTCCGGGAACTGCCGCGCACCAGCACCGGAAAGGTCAGACGGCCGGCCGCCGACGACCGATGA
- a CDS encoding MerR family transcriptional regulator, translating to MDGEATYSIGELARSAGVTVKAVRFYTERGIVPARRTAAGHRRYGPDAVARLGLVRTLRELGIDLATVQKIVEREVPAADAAAAHAEAVAVQMRTLRLRHAVLTVAARRGSDPEEMELMHRLARLSAAERDDLVADFLGSSFGSPDTGPMSRVLHRSLAPELPDDPTSEQLAAWVELAELSRDPGFRSLMRGLFDDHATEAARRTGPPRKHAVARVAETVRPLLAAGVAPGSPQGSRAVAEVVAAYAEFQDQPDTPALRARLAAYLAAANDPRRERYLHLLSIVNDWSPPGHPRRELDWFLSALTAS from the coding sequence ATGGACGGGGAGGCGACCTACTCCATCGGCGAACTCGCCCGCAGCGCCGGGGTCACGGTGAAGGCCGTGCGGTTCTACACCGAGCGCGGGATCGTCCCGGCGCGCCGGACCGCGGCGGGGCACCGGCGGTACGGGCCCGACGCCGTGGCCCGGCTGGGCCTGGTGCGGACGCTGCGCGAGCTGGGGATCGACCTGGCCACCGTCCAGAAGATCGTCGAACGCGAGGTGCCGGCCGCCGACGCGGCCGCCGCCCACGCCGAGGCCGTCGCCGTCCAGATGCGGACGCTGCGGCTGCGGCACGCGGTGCTGACCGTCGCCGCCCGGCGCGGCAGCGACCCCGAGGAGATGGAACTGATGCACCGGCTCGCCCGCCTGTCCGCCGCCGAACGCGACGACCTCGTCGCCGACTTCCTCGGCAGCTCCTTCGGCTCCCCCGACACGGGGCCGATGTCCCGCGTCCTGCACCGGTCCCTGGCCCCCGAACTTCCCGACGACCCCACGTCCGAGCAACTGGCGGCCTGGGTGGAGCTGGCCGAACTCTCGCGCGACCCCGGCTTCCGCTCCCTGATGCGGGGCCTGTTCGACGACCACGCCACCGAAGCCGCCCGCCGCACAGGCCCACCCCGCAAGCACGCCGTGGCCCGGGTCGCCGAGACCGTCCGGCCCCTCCTCGCCGCGGGAGTCGCCCCCGGCTCACCCCAGGGGTCGCGAGCCGTCGCCGAAGTCGTCGCCGCCTACGCCGAGTTCCAGGACCAGCCCGACACCCCCGCCCTGCGCGCCCGCCTGGCGGCCTACCTCGCGGCCGCCAACGACCCCCGCCGCGAGCGCTACCTGCACCTCCTGTCGATCGTCAACGACTGGTCCCCGCCCGGCCACCCCCGCCGCGAACTCGACTGGTTCCTCTCGGCCCTCACCGCCTCCTGA
- a CDS encoding CGNR zinc finger domain-containing protein — translation MQPETEPARRDPADPRPLVGEPLCLDLLNTRWVEDGVRRDLLDSVDGLAVWLRSAGLDGRAAADQATLDASVRTREILLALVDEGSPPEAVDALNLVLERGALHYRLGPGGPESRPRTGDPAWLPSWLAAADYLRLMTDSPERVKPCAHPDCVLHFHDTSKNGTRRWCSMAVCGNRAKAARHYERAKTGR, via the coding sequence GTGCAGCCGGAAACCGAACCCGCGCGGCGGGACCCCGCGGACCCCCGCCCGCTGGTGGGGGAGCCGCTCTGCCTCGACCTGCTCAACACCCGGTGGGTCGAGGACGGCGTCCGTCGCGACCTGCTCGACTCCGTCGACGGCCTGGCCGTCTGGTTGCGGTCGGCGGGGCTGGACGGGCGTGCCGCAGCCGATCAGGCGACACTCGACGCCTCCGTGCGGACCCGCGAGATCCTTCTGGCACTCGTGGACGAGGGGTCGCCCCCGGAGGCGGTGGACGCGCTCAACCTCGTCCTGGAACGCGGCGCGCTGCACTACCGGCTCGGGCCCGGCGGTCCGGAGAGCCGTCCGCGGACCGGCGACCCCGCTTGGCTGCCGTCATGGCTGGCCGCCGCCGACTACCTGCGCCTCATGACCGACAGCCCCGAGCGGGTCAAGCCCTGCGCGCACCCCGACTGCGTGCTGCACTTCCACGACACGAGCAAGAACGGCACCCGGCGCTGGTGCTCCATGGCGGTCTGCGGGAACCGGGCCAAAGCCGCCCGGCACTACGAGCGCGCGAAGACCGGGCGTTAG
- a CDS encoding LysR family transcriptional regulator translates to MDTRLLTTFLTVLRTGGMTAAAAELGFVQSTVTAHVQALERLAGTPLLDRRPGGVSPTRAGSLLAEHARGVLDLQERMLAEVAATATEPSGPVRVRAPESVCAYWLAPLLPRLRARFPDVTLSLFPAGTRTALEALAHRRADLALVLDPAPGPSGVDLVDLGAQPLSLVAAAATPLPGDRPPTPAELAAAGVLLLEEGCSYSDELAALVKAADPAANPPRFGGIETAKRCAAAGLGVALLPAVTVADELAAGTLAELPPPAGLSRHHLWLAEPASRWRSPAVRAVRAALVDSFRPGAPGSPRRS, encoded by the coding sequence ATGGACACGCGCCTCCTCACCACCTTCCTGACCGTGCTGCGCACCGGCGGGATGACCGCCGCCGCGGCGGAGCTCGGCTTCGTGCAGTCCACGGTCACCGCGCACGTCCAGGCGCTGGAGCGCCTCGCCGGGACGCCGCTGCTCGACCGCCGCCCCGGCGGGGTCTCCCCCACCCGCGCCGGTTCGCTGCTCGCCGAGCACGCCCGCGGCGTCCTCGACCTCCAGGAGCGGATGCTCGCCGAGGTCGCCGCCACCGCCACCGAGCCGTCCGGCCCGGTGCGGGTCCGGGCCCCGGAGTCCGTGTGCGCCTACTGGCTCGCGCCCCTCCTGCCCCGGCTGCGGGCACGGTTCCCGGACGTGACCCTGTCGCTGTTCCCCGCCGGCACGCGGACCGCGCTCGAAGCGCTCGCCCACCGCCGCGCCGACCTGGCCCTCGTCCTGGACCCCGCACCCGGCCCGTCCGGCGTGGACCTGGTCGATCTCGGCGCCCAGCCCCTGTCACTCGTCGCGGCGGCGGCCACGCCCCTCCCGGGCGACCGCCCTCCCACACCGGCGGAGCTGGCCGCGGCGGGCGTCCTCCTCCTGGAGGAAGGCTGCTCCTACAGCGACGAGCTCGCCGCCCTGGTCAAGGCCGCCGACCCCGCGGCGAACCCGCCCCGCTTCGGCGGCATCGAGACGGCGAAGCGCTGCGCGGCCGCGGGCCTCGGCGTCGCGCTGCTGCCCGCGGTCACCGTCGCGGACGAACTCGCCGCCGGCACGCTCGCCGAACTGCCCCCGCCCGCCGGCCTGTCCCGGCACCACCTCTGGCTCGCCGAGCCGGCCTCCCGCTGGCGCTCCCCCGCCGTCCGCGCCGTCCGCGCCGCCCTGGTCGACTCGTTCAGGCCGGGCGCGCCCGGTTCGCCACGGCGCTCCTAA
- a CDS encoding PhzF family phenazine biosynthesis protein, translating into MSDNARALRYTAFDVDGEGGNPAGVVLDAGGLDASRMQEIAAGIGFSETAFLVDGGGAPDRFAIRYFSPLAEVAFCGHATIATAVALAERRGTGRLRLSTPAGEVGVETREADGRVLATLTSVPPAVRAVEEADLAAALAALRWEAGELDPGLPPRIANAGNDHLVLAASTRARLADLDYDWDALGELMARRAWTTVHLVWRESGTVFHARDPFPPGGVVEDPATGAAAAAFGGYLRSLGLVDPPARITVRQGEDMGRPSRLLVDVPAGDAGIGVSGTAAPMGG; encoded by the coding sequence ATGAGCGACAACGCACGAGCACTCCGCTACACCGCCTTCGACGTGGACGGCGAGGGCGGCAACCCGGCCGGGGTCGTCCTGGACGCCGGGGGCCTGGACGCCTCGCGGATGCAGGAGATCGCGGCCGGGATCGGGTTCTCCGAGACGGCCTTCCTCGTGGACGGGGGAGGCGCGCCCGACCGGTTCGCGATCCGCTACTTCAGCCCGCTGGCCGAGGTCGCCTTCTGCGGGCACGCCACGATCGCGACCGCCGTCGCGCTGGCCGAGCGGCGGGGGACGGGGCGCCTGCGGCTGAGCACCCCGGCCGGCGAGGTCGGGGTCGAGACCAGGGAGGCGGACGGCCGCGTCCTCGCCACCCTCACGAGCGTCCCGCCCGCCGTCCGGGCCGTCGAGGAGGCCGATCTCGCCGCGGCGCTGGCCGCGCTGCGCTGGGAGGCCGGGGAACTCGACCCGGGCCTGCCGCCTCGCATCGCCAACGCGGGCAACGACCACCTGGTCCTGGCGGCGTCCACGCGCGCCCGGCTCGCCGACCTCGACTACGACTGGGACGCCCTCGGCGAGCTCATGGCGCGCCGTGCCTGGACGACCGTCCACCTCGTCTGGCGGGAGAGCGGGACCGTGTTCCACGCGCGCGACCCGTTCCCGCCCGGCGGGGTCGTGGAGGACCCGGCGACCGGCGCCGCCGCAGCGGCCTTCGGCGGCTACCTGCGCTCGCTGGGCCTCGTCGACCCTCCCGCCCGGATCACCGTCCGCCAGGGAGAGGACATGGGCCGCCCGAGCCGGCTGCTCGTGGACGTCCCCGCGGGGGACGCGGGCATCGGCGTGAGCGGGACCGCCGCGCCGATGGGCGGCTGA
- a CDS encoding maleylpyruvate isomerase N-terminal domain-containing protein, giving the protein MQHSTAVTAVTADDLDLAVRLAVAALREAPPEAWDAKAGSLEWDCWETVEHLSDDLFAYAAQIAPRTPPMDGEVPFVWESRRPGGPANAVHADRSAGPAGLLQVLDACGGMLSAVVRCTPPDVRAHHGFGASDAEGFAAMGIVETLVHMHDLAEGSGLPWEPPADLCARVLGRLFPDAPDDTDPWSTLLWATGRGDLPGHPRVTSWRWYGSPRG; this is encoded by the coding sequence ATGCAGCATTCGACCGCCGTGACCGCCGTGACCGCCGACGATCTCGACCTCGCCGTCCGGCTGGCCGTCGCCGCCCTGCGGGAGGCGCCCCCGGAGGCGTGGGACGCGAAGGCCGGGTCCCTCGAATGGGACTGCTGGGAGACCGTCGAGCACCTCAGCGACGACCTGTTCGCCTACGCCGCCCAGATCGCGCCGAGGACGCCGCCGATGGACGGCGAGGTGCCGTTCGTCTGGGAGAGCCGCCGCCCCGGCGGGCCGGCCAACGCCGTCCACGCGGACAGGAGCGCCGGGCCCGCGGGGCTGTTGCAGGTTCTGGACGCCTGCGGCGGGATGCTGTCCGCCGTGGTCCGCTGCACGCCCCCGGACGTCCGCGCGCACCACGGCTTCGGCGCTTCCGACGCCGAGGGGTTCGCCGCCATGGGGATCGTCGAGACCCTCGTCCACATGCACGACCTGGCGGAGGGGTCGGGGTTGCCGTGGGAGCCGCCCGCCGACCTGTGCGCGCGTGTGCTGGGACGCCTCTTCCCTGACGCGCCGGACGACACCGACCCCTGGTCGACGCTGTTGTGGGCCACCGGTCGCGGTGACCTGCCGGGGCATCCGCGCGTCACGTCCTGGCGCTGGTACGGGAGCCCCCGCGGCTGA
- a CDS encoding type III PLP-dependent enzyme: MNEFALGLGRYPAYVYDLPGLEAHVRGIRAALPGTEVFYAVKANPDTEILRTLAPHVDGMEVSSGGELAHVREILPGKPVAFGGPGKTAGELALSRTLKPDRIHVESPRELARLAELGPADVLLRANLQVNVPNAALTMSGPFGMDEDTLAHCARLLARYPSLTLRGVHAHLASGLDAPAMLDLAHRIAEWAIPWLRSQGVDDPELNVGGGMAVDYAAPEARFDWHTYGTGLSEIPARVRIEPGRAMTAYHGWYVTDVLDVKTTRGETFAILRGGTHHLRTPVTKGHDQPFKVLTANGPERPATLVGQLCTPKDVFARDVLVPPLAPGDVIAFTMAGAYAWNISHHDFLMHPKPAFHYRR; the protein is encoded by the coding sequence GTGAACGAATTCGCGCTGGGCCTCGGCCGGTACCCGGCCTACGTCTATGACCTGCCCGGCCTCGAAGCCCACGTCCGCGGCATACGCGCCGCGCTGCCCGGCACAGAGGTCTTCTACGCCGTCAAGGCCAATCCGGACACCGAGATCCTCCGGACTCTCGCGCCGCATGTCGACGGCATGGAGGTGTCGTCCGGCGGCGAACTCGCCCACGTCCGGGAGATCCTCCCTGGCAAGCCCGTGGCGTTCGGCGGCCCCGGGAAAACGGCCGGCGAACTGGCGTTGTCCCGCACGCTCAAGCCCGACCGGATCCACGTGGAAAGCCCCCGGGAGCTGGCCCGCCTGGCCGAGCTGGGGCCCGCCGACGTCCTGCTCCGCGCGAATCTGCAGGTGAATGTCCCGAACGCCGCCCTCACCATGAGCGGCCCTTTCGGCATGGACGAGGACACCCTCGCCCATTGCGCCCGCCTTCTGGCCCGGTATCCGAGCCTCACCCTCCGAGGCGTCCACGCCCATCTGGCATCCGGCCTGGACGCTCCGGCCATGCTCGACCTGGCCCACCGGATAGCGGAATGGGCGATCCCCTGGCTCCGCTCCCAAGGAGTGGACGATCCCGAATTGAACGTGGGCGGGGGGATGGCGGTGGACTACGCCGCCCCCGAGGCCCGCTTCGACTGGCACACCTACGGGACGGGCCTAAGCGAAATCCCAGCGAGAGTCCGCATAGAACCAGGACGGGCGATGACCGCGTACCACGGCTGGTACGTCACCGACGTCCTGGACGTGAAGACCACGCGCGGCGAGACTTTCGCCATTCTCAGAGGCGGCACCCACCATCTGCGGACTCCCGTGACGAAGGGCCACGACCAGCCTTTCAAGGTTCTGACCGCGAATGGACCGGAGCGTCCGGCGACACTGGTGGGCCAGCTCTGCACCCCGAAAGACGTCTTCGCACGCGACGTCCTCGTCCCGCCACTCGCGCCAGGCGACGTCATCGCCTTCACCATGGCCGGCGCCTACGCCTGGAACATCTCCCATCACGACTTTCTGATGCACCCCAAACCGGCCTTCCACTACCGGCGCTGA